The genomic region CACGCTTTTATGTTTTACGACACCGTGATATTGCTGGCTACGTTCCTCAATTTGGGCAAATACCTTGAGGTTCGCGCCAAGGGCAAGACCTCCGAAGCCATAAAAAAACTGCTCGACCTGCGGCCGCAGTCGGCCACGGTGATCCGCGCCGGCGTTGAAATCGAAATCGCGGCCGATGAGGTCCTGGTCGACGACCTTGTCCTGGTCCGGCCGGGCGAAAAGATCCCGGTCGATGGTCAGGTGCTGGACGGCAGCAGCTATGTCGACGAGGCGATGATCAGCGGCGAACCGCTGCCGATACTGAAGCGGCAGGGGGATGCCGTGATCGGCGGCACCATCAACAAGAATGGCGTCTTACGCTTCCGGGCCACCAAGGTCGGCAAGGAAACGATGCTGGCCCAGATCATCCAGCTGGTCAAGACGGCGCAGGGGTCCAAGCCGCCGCTGCAGCGCGTCGCCGACCGGGTGGTGGCGGTCTTCGTGCCGGTCATCCTGGCTGTCGCCGCCCTGGCTTTTATCGGCTGGTACGTCATCGTAGGTCAGACGTTCCTGTTCGCCCTCACCACCCTGATCTCGGTCCTGGTCATCGCCTGCCCGTGCGCCCTGGGGCTGGCGACGCCCACGGCGGTCATCGTCGGCATCGGCCGCGGCGCCGAGCTGGGCATCCTGATCAAGCGCGGCGAGGCGCTGGAGGCGGCCGGGAAACTGACCGCCGTGGTATTCGACAAGACCGGCACCCTGACCGCGGGCAAGCCGCGGCTGACCGCCATTGTCCCCCTGGGCGTCTCCGAGAGCGCTCTGCTGCAAATGGCAGCCGCCGTGGAACGGAACTCGCAGCACCCCCTGGGCGAAGCCATCGTGCGCGCCGCCCGGGAGCGGCAGCTGCCGGTGGCGGAAGTGTCGGACTTCGATACGCTGGAAGGGCTGGGCGTGCGGGCGCGGCTGGACGGCCGGGAGATCGTCGCCGGCAGTTTCTCCTATTTTCAGCAGTTGGGGATCAACGGCTTGGCGTCCGCCGAGAAGCGGATTCACGAGCTGGCCGAGCAGGGACAATCGGTGGTCTTGCTGGCCGCGGGCGGACAATTGGCCGGCATCCTGGCCGTGGCCGACGTGCTGAAGGATTCGGCGGCCCCGGCCGTCGCGGCTTTCAAAGGCATGGGCTTTTCCGTGACCATGATCACTGGCGACAACCCGCGCACGGCCGCGGTCATCGGCCGCCAGCTCCAGATCGACAAGGTCATCGCCCAAGTCCTGCCCGGGGACAAGGCGCGCGAGGTGCAGAACCTGCAGCAAGGAGGTGACATTGTGGCTTTTGTCGGCGACGGCATCAACGACGCGCCGGCCCTGGCCCAGGCCGATATCGGCATCGCCGTCGGCGGCGGCACCGACGTGGCCATTGAAAGCGGCGATATTGTCCTGGTCAAAGATGACTTGCGCGACGCCGTCGCCGCCGTGCAGCTCAGCCGCAAGGTCATGCGCCGCATCCGCCAGAACCTTTTCTGGGCTTTCGCCTACAACACCGCCCTGATCCCGCTGGCCGCCGGCCTGTTTTTTCCCTGGCTGCGCATCCTGCTGCCGCCGGAAGTGGCCGGGCTGGCCATGGCCATGAGTTCGGTCACGGTGGTGAGCCTTTCGCTGCTTTTAAAAAAATACCTGCCCCCGGTCAAGCGGTAGCCAGAACCCCCAGCGGTTTCAGGGGCCAGGGTATAGGGTTTAGGGTACAGAGAAGAAATCGAAGATGAAATCGACATTTTTGCTTCCTTCCCGGATATGGTTCAGTGTTTTTACCCTGAACCCTAGACCCTGTACCCTTGTTAGCGGAATTCCCTGAGCAACTCCAGGGCCAGGAACCACCTGCGGTATTCCAGGCTGTGGAAATAGTTGGCGATGATTTTCTGCGCCACCGCTTTGTTGGTCTTCAGCAGGTAGACGAATTCCTTTTCGTGGTCCTTCAGGTCGCGGAACAGGAAATCCTCATGGTTGCGCCATAGCTTCTGGGTTTTTTCGATCCGGACTTTGTATTGCTTGTCGATCATTTCCGAGAGCCTGGCATAGGTGTTGAACGCCAAGCCGGAATCTTCCAGCGCCTGCGCCGGCAGCGGCGAAAAATGGTTCTTCCAGGCGTCGGCGGCATTGCTCAGGCCATAGCCGTCGGGATACTGACCGGCGGCCACGTACCAGGGGGAAAAGGCGTTGCTGTCCGGCCGGCGCAGGCAGAGCCACACGATATGGGCGATCTCGGCCGGCAGCCAGTCGCGCAATTGGGCGACGAAGGCGTACTGGGTCGACTCGGTGCAGATGGTACGGTTGCGGCCGGAATTGGGCGAACCGTTCTTGTAGTGGTCGCTCAGGTCGTAATCGGTCCCTTCATAATGGTCGCGCAGGACCCGGAACAGGTCGTTGAGGCGGATAGCGCGCTTGGGCTTGAAGGAGAACGGCAGGCGTTCTTCCAATTTGCG from Candidatus Aminicenantes bacterium harbors:
- a CDS encoding heavy metal translocating P-type ATPase; translation: MTGNTNRLKAEIRVGGMTCAMCAGAIEKALRQLPGVGSATVNLGSEQAYVEYDGAKTGLDPMRQAIEALGYRYLGVEDDAGEKEKKLLEKEMRTRRRRIAAGFVTGLPLMAVMFLPVHFTFCWRLAMLIFSLPGIVFLAFPIFRAGGMALRNRNLNMDVMYSMGIGVALVSSLLATFIGRFHAFMFYDTVILLATFLNLGKYLEVRAKGKTSEAIKKLLDLRPQSATVIRAGVEIEIAADEVLVDDLVLVRPGEKIPVDGQVLDGSSYVDEAMISGEPLPILKRQGDAVIGGTINKNGVLRFRATKVGKETMLAQIIQLVKTAQGSKPPLQRVADRVVAVFVPVILAVAALAFIGWYVIVGQTFLFALTTLISVLVIACPCALGLATPTAVIVGIGRGAELGILIKRGEALEAAGKLTAVVFDKTGTLTAGKPRLTAIVPLGVSESALLQMAAAVERNSQHPLGEAIVRAARERQLPVAEVSDFDTLEGLGVRARLDGREIVAGSFSYFQQLGINGLASAEKRIHELAEQGQSVVLLAAGGQLAGILAVADVLKDSAAPAVAAFKGMGFSVTMITGDNPRTAAVIGRQLQIDKVIAQVLPGDKAREVQNLQQGGDIVAFVGDGINDAPALAQADIGIAVGGGTDVAIESGDIVLVKDDLRDAVAAVQLSRKVMRRIRQNLFWAFAYNTALIPLAAGLFFPWLRILLPPEVAGLAMAMSSVTVVSLSLLLKKYLPPVKR